A single genomic interval of Helianthus annuus cultivar XRQ/B chromosome 13, HanXRQr2.0-SUNRISE, whole genome shotgun sequence harbors:
- the LOC110898448 gene encoding E3 ubiquitin-protein ligase RNF216 isoform X1, whose translation MEVADELAAAIGADPDEDFAFQLQMQEAVTASLTPKPSSSSSSNDDVFKVYFKGLVSDETVSNVKMSFAGIGVAVFDASDCCLVKARKSYLVDADSPGTEDELVELEGLIEALNVAVNHGLKRVRVFSDCNSGYRYLTRKRKRTSSKIATLIDQLNDIQSKFIYYERFHVKKNDIRFVYELARDAITFEAANWDNSDSGMTITEQCTICFEYVVSDQIFSVNKCLHRYCFSCMRKHAEAKLLQGKLPECPHEKCESKIEIESCKKLLEPELYKILRSRVKEASIRPSDKVYCPFSNCSALMSKDEVKEHTPASSSSSSTAAGESGMRKCVECNCRFCINCKVPWHDNVTCSDYMKSFLFQSSNEAKLKSLATKEGWRECKNCMNLVELASGCYHIDCRCGYQFCYTCGAEWVDKKQTCGCRLWDEHNIIYA comes from the exons ATGGAGGTCGCCGATGAACTCGCAGCCGCCATCGGCGCTGATCCCGATGAAGACTTCGCCTTTCAACTTCAAATGCAAGAAGCGGTAACAGCCTCTTTAACCCCAAAACCttcttcatcatcgtcatcaaACGACGACGTTTTTAAGGTTTATTTCAAGGGTTTGGTGAGTGATGAAACTGTTTCGAATGTTAAAATGTCGTTTGCTGGAATTGGGGTAGCGGTTTTTGATGCAAGCGATTGTTGTTTAGTTAAGGCGCGAAAATCATATTTGGTTGACGCTGATAGTCCTGGAACCGAAGATGAACTAGTGGAACTTGAAGGTTTAATCGAAGCCTTGAATGTTGCTGTTAATCATGGGTTGAAACGGGTTCGGGTTTTCAGTGATTGCAATTCGGGTTATCGTTAT CTGACTCGTAAAAGGAAACGAACAAGCAGCAAGATTGCGACACTGATCGATCAACTGAACGATATTCAAAGTAAGTTCATATACTATGAGCGGTTTCATGTGAAGAAAAACGATATCAGGTTTGTTTACGAACTAGCAAGAGACGCAATCACATTTGAGGCCGCCAATTGGGACAACAGCGATTCTGGCATGACAATAACCGAGCAATGCACAATTTGTTTTGAATACGTCGTCAGTGATCAGATATTTTCAGTCAACAAATGTCTGCACCGATATTGCTTTTCTTGTATGAGAAAACACGCAGAAGCAAAGTTACTACAAGGAAAGTTGCCCGAATGCCCACATGAAAAATGTGAATCCAAAATCGAAATTGAAAGCTGCAAGAAGCTTCTAGAACCAGAATTGTATAAAATTTTGAGGTCACGCGTAAAAGAAGCTTCTATTCGTCCTTCGGACAAAGTTTATTGCCCGTTTTCGAACTGTTCTGCTTTAATGTCGAAAGACGAGGTTAAAGAACATACaccggcttcatcatcatcatcatctactgCTGCCGGAGAAAGTGGAATGAGAAAGTGCGTTGAATGTAACTGTCGTTTTTGTATAAACTGCAAAGTGCCTTGGCATGACAACGTTACTTGCTCGGATTACATGAAGTCGTTCCTGTTTCAGTCTTCTAATGAGGCGAAACTAAAGTCGCTGGCGACAAAAGAAGGTTGGCGCGAGTGTAAAAATTGCATGAATTTAGTTGAACTTGCGAGCGGGTGTTACCATATTGATTGCAG ATGCGGATATCAGTTTTGCTACACGTGTGGAGCGGAGTGGGTTGACAAGAAACAGACGTGCGGGTGTCGGCTCTGGGATGAGCATAACATTATCTATGCGTAG
- the LOC110898448 gene encoding uncharacterized protein LOC110898448 isoform X2, with translation MEVADELAAAIGADPDEDFAFQLQMQEAVTASLTPKPSSSSSSNDDVFKVYFKGLVSDETVSNVKMSFAGIGVAVFDASDCCLVKARKSYLVDADSPGTEDELVELEGLIEALNVAVNHGLKRVRVFSDCNSGYRYLTRKRKRTSSKIATLIDQLNDIQSKFIYYERFHVKKNDIRFVYELARDAITFEAANWDNSDSGMTITEQCTICFEYVVSDQIFSVNKCLHRYCFSCMRKHAEAKLLQGKLPECPHEKCESKIEIESCKKLLEPELYKILRSRVKEASIRPSDKVYCPFSNCSALMSKDEVKEHTPASSSSSSTAAGESGMRKCVECNCRFCINCKVPWHDNVTCSDYMKSFLFQSSNEAKLKSLATKEGWRECKNCMNLVELASGCYHIDCR, from the exons ATGGAGGTCGCCGATGAACTCGCAGCCGCCATCGGCGCTGATCCCGATGAAGACTTCGCCTTTCAACTTCAAATGCAAGAAGCGGTAACAGCCTCTTTAACCCCAAAACCttcttcatcatcgtcatcaaACGACGACGTTTTTAAGGTTTATTTCAAGGGTTTGGTGAGTGATGAAACTGTTTCGAATGTTAAAATGTCGTTTGCTGGAATTGGGGTAGCGGTTTTTGATGCAAGCGATTGTTGTTTAGTTAAGGCGCGAAAATCATATTTGGTTGACGCTGATAGTCCTGGAACCGAAGATGAACTAGTGGAACTTGAAGGTTTAATCGAAGCCTTGAATGTTGCTGTTAATCATGGGTTGAAACGGGTTCGGGTTTTCAGTGATTGCAATTCGGGTTATCGTTAT CTGACTCGTAAAAGGAAACGAACAAGCAGCAAGATTGCGACACTGATCGATCAACTGAACGATATTCAAAGTAAGTTCATATACTATGAGCGGTTTCATGTGAAGAAAAACGATATCAGGTTTGTTTACGAACTAGCAAGAGACGCAATCACATTTGAGGCCGCCAATTGGGACAACAGCGATTCTGGCATGACAATAACCGAGCAATGCACAATTTGTTTTGAATACGTCGTCAGTGATCAGATATTTTCAGTCAACAAATGTCTGCACCGATATTGCTTTTCTTGTATGAGAAAACACGCAGAAGCAAAGTTACTACAAGGAAAGTTGCCCGAATGCCCACATGAAAAATGTGAATCCAAAATCGAAATTGAAAGCTGCAAGAAGCTTCTAGAACCAGAATTGTATAAAATTTTGAGGTCACGCGTAAAAGAAGCTTCTATTCGTCCTTCGGACAAAGTTTATTGCCCGTTTTCGAACTGTTCTGCTTTAATGTCGAAAGACGAGGTTAAAGAACATACaccggcttcatcatcatcatcatctactgCTGCCGGAGAAAGTGGAATGAGAAAGTGCGTTGAATGTAACTGTCGTTTTTGTATAAACTGCAAAGTGCCTTGGCATGACAACGTTACTTGCTCGGATTACATGAAGTCGTTCCTGTTTCAGTCTTCTAATGAGGCGAAACTAAAGTCGCTGGCGACAAAAGAAGGTTGGCGCGAGTGTAAAAATTGCATGAATTTAGTTGAACTTGCGAGCGGGTGTTACCATATTGATTGCAG GTGA